One Narcine bancroftii isolate sNarBan1 chromosome 3, sNarBan1.hap1, whole genome shotgun sequence DNA window includes the following coding sequences:
- the LOC138756571 gene encoding uncharacterized protein, which yields MRRSGYAIIEGDAWEVVESARLPGSWSAQSCELYALQRALRVLAEKTGTIYTDSKYAYGVVHTFGKIWKERGLITSRGKEFAHEQMITLTLEALTLPREIAVVYIPGHQRADTPTAIGNRLADEEAKRAAMQQEVRLLTLIPIRQGIKKAPIFTAKEEKDMAQLGASQLPDGTWKTPDGRMVLNKEITRNILKHLHHQSHWGTQALCDTVLREYVCKGIYTLAQQEVQNCHICTRINKKIYERGDYWHKHHL from the exons atgaggagaagcgggtatgccataatagaaggagatgcttgggaagtggtagaatccgcgaggctacccggaagctggtcggcacagtcctgcgaactatatgccttgcagagagccctcagagtactggcagagaaaactggaacaatttacactgactcaaaatacgcatacggggtagtgcatacctttggtaagatctggaaggagcgcggtctgattacatcaagaggaaaggaatttgcacacgaacagatgattactctgactttggaagccctgacattaccccgggaaatagcagtggtctacataccaggccatcagagggcagatacCCCGACCGCAATTgggaacagactggctgatgaagaagccaaaagggcggCCATGCAAcaggaagtccgtttgctgaccttaatcccaataagacaaggtataaaaaaagctcccattttcactgctaaggaagaaaaggacatggctcagctgggcgcaagccagctgcctgatggaacatggaagacaccggatggaagaatggttctaaataaggaaataactcgcaatattttaaaacacctgcatcatcagagccactggggcacccaggccttgtgcgacacagtgcttcgagaatatgtgtgtaaggggatctacaccttggcccaacaggaggtgcagaactgccacatctgcacaagaattaataagaag atttacgaaagaggggactattggcacaaacaccacctctag